A genomic region of Candidozyma auris chromosome 5, complete sequence contains the following coding sequences:
- the MNN26 gene encoding Mnn26p gives MSLGRLAASRVSVAAAVAVVILLNIAIFSRSDSNVYTNAADAGLESGLDALTSNEYTESLRKGLLEAHKETVLDQIKADLAKAHEQQFLEELRQKVKKEHEQNMIRQLQKQLDRDFTQSYYTLKNKHYDLFQSLQGKYYEENKDQFKEFEIFAAVDAALGVDSSSELKSKVREKLEKSMSRKEYFRFVLEDLIVKNAPNMGPLTKEELGDDLKYCAWVTSPVIYDRNKLDIVKFSSERFHDFQKNHDNLVNSLRLLSYPPSHIFSGDGIVLSSGGAYFAGAFVTIAQIRETGSKLPIEVMINTQEEYDAQLCSTLENTFNARCVVIENEIGNEMLTKLKLTKFQLKILGLLVTSFENVIAIDADNLPLSNPDKLLSTPQYLSTKFLLWPDLWQRTISPTYYNIARISPGMPVRRYGIPNDEDGKDYFSRNPGSVHFHDREGLPSAVSTETGQMVFSKREHFRALYLSLYYNVYGASHYWRMFYQGSPGEGDRDTFVPALHVFNEPYHVVDRSTWLAGFDEKSGRFQETTIVQYDPLTSAGFVKEWKKFLAKKGKDLRLLFDQNNDHTRGLLEEFQNEMGQDLPPLPEVMFLHVHRPKINPVLETDPKGYFDCFQQRNLGLPGRYTDHFGKTDWELRFNLISRWAACRGLSSPAWWDSVKRDQTKVCQAVSDYVKFLEKDSKDPKAHEFKNIVVNF, from the coding sequence ATGCTGTTAGGAAGACTCGCTGCACTGAGAGTCAGCGTGGCGGCCGCTGTGGCCGTGGTGATTCTCTTGAACATCGCCATCTTCAGCAGATCGGACTCCAACGTCTATACCAACGCTGCCGACGCTGGGCTCGAACTGGGGCTCGACGCGCTCACCTCGAATGAGTACACTGAGTCCTTGCGCAAGGGCTTGTTGGAGGCCCACAAGGAGACGGTGCTTGACCAGATCAAGGCAGATCTAGCCAAAGCCCACGAGCAGCAGTTTCTCGAGGAGCTCCGCCAGAAGGTCAAGAAGGAGCATGAGCAAAACATGATCCGCCAGCTTCAGAAGCAGTTGGACAGAGACTTTACTCAGTCGTACTACACCTTGAAAAACAAGCACTACGATCTCTTCCAGAGCTTGCAGGGCAAATACTATGAGGAGAACAAGGATCAGTTCAAGGAGTTCGAGATCTTCGCCGCGGTCGATGCTGCTTTGGGCGTCGACTCGTCCCTGGAGCTCAAATCCAAGGTCCGTGAGAAACTCGAAAAGAGCATGTCCCGAAAAGAGTACTTCCGCTTTGTCCTAGAGGACTTGATTGTAAAGAACGCTCCAAACATGGGGCCTTTgaccaaagaagagctcgGTGATGACCTCAAGTACTGTGCTTGGGTCACCAGTCCTGTCATCTACGATAGAAATAAGCTCGACATCGTCAAGTTCAGCAGTGAAAGGTTTCACGACTTCCAGAAAAATCACGATAACCTCGTCAATCTGCTTCGGTTGTTGAGTTATCCCCCTTCTCATATCTTCAGCGGCGACGGCATTGTCCTCAGCTCTGGTGGCGCCTACTTTGCCGGCGCCTTTGTCACAATCGCTCAGATAAGAGAAACGGGCTCCAAGCTTCCGATTGAGGTCATGATCAATACGCAAGAGGAGTACGACGCTCAGTTGTGCTCTACCCTTGAAAATACCTTCAACGCCCGCTGCGTGGTGATTGAAAACGAAATTGGTAACGAAATGTTGACAAAATTAAAGTTGACTAAGTTTCAGCTCAAAATTCTCGGCCTTCTCGTCACCTCCTTCGAAAACGTTATTGCCATCGATGCTGACAACTTGCCTCTCAGTAATCCAGATAAGTTGTTGCTGACTCCCCAATACTTGAGCACCAAATTCCTCCTCTGGCCCGatctttggcaaagaaCCATCTCGCCTACTTACTACAACATTGCCAGAATTCTGCCAGGCATGCCTGTTAGAAGATACGGTATCCCGaacgatgaagatggcaagGATTATTTCTCGAGAAATCCTGGCTCAGTGCATTTCCACGATCGTGAGGGTCTTCCGAGCGCCGTTTCCACTGAGACTGGGCAGATGGTATTCTCGAAGCGTGAACACTTCAGAGCATTGTACTTGTCTCTCTACTATAACGTTTATGGTGCATCTCACTACTGGAGAATGTTTTACCAGGGAAGTCCTGGTGAGGGTGACAGGGACACGTTCGTTCCTGCTCTTCATGTTTTCAATGAGCCATACCACGTGGTTGACAGATCTACGTGGTTGGCAGGATTTGACGAGAAAAGTGGCCGCTTCCAGGAGACAACCATTGTACAATACGACCCTCTCACCTCAGCGGGCTTTGTGAAAGAATGGAAGAAGTTCCTTGCTAAAAAGGGCAAAGATCTTCGGTTGTTATTCGATCAGAACAATGACCACACCAGGGGACTCCTAGAAGAGTTTCAAAATGAAATGGGTCAGGACCTACCTCCATTACCAGAGGTAATGTTCCTTCATGTTCATAGACCGAAGATAAACCCTGTGTTGGAGACGGATCCAAAGGGATACTTCGATTGCTTCCAACAAAGAAACCTCGGTCTACCGGGCAGGTATACGGATCACTTCGGCAAGACCGACTGGGAGCTCCGATTCAACTTGATATCTCGATGGGCTGCTTGCAGGGGTCTCAGCAGTCCAGCTTGGTGGGACTCGGTCAAGCGAGACCAGACTAAAGTGTGTCAAGCAGTTTCCGACTATGtcaagtttttggaaaaagaTTCGAAAGATCCTAAAGCTCATGAGTTCAAAAATATTGTAGTTAATTTTTGA